From Desulfobulbaceae bacterium:
TCGTAAAACAACACACTCCCCACGGACGGGTCGCCCGCATCCAATTTAATATCGGCAAGCGAGATGGCGTAACCCCAAGAGTGATACTCGCTGAATTTAATGAAGCCTTGGCTGATTCAAATATCAAGATCGGCAACATTGAAATCTTGCGCAATTCGACCACCGTTGAAGCGGACAGTCGGTTTGCCGAACTCATAACCAGAACGTTTCAAGGCGCCTTAATCAACGGCAAGTCTATAAACGTCACCATTGACACTGCCCCCGGAGGACGGCCTGGGCCCCGCCCAAGGGAATTTGAAAGCCGAAAGAAATATTCGGTATCATCAAAGAACCAGGATCGAAAGCCCAGACAATGGACACCCTCAACACCTCGTCCTATTTAATCTTGCGTAACTCCGCATCAATCAATGCTTTAATCCCATCCAGGCTTCGCTCATTAAGACGCCGACCATTTACAAAAATGGTCGGCGTGCCTCGGACTTCCGCTTTTATACCATTCTGAAGATCAAGCTGCACCTGCTGGCGAAGTTGAGGATCACTGCTATCCTTGGCAAATTTGTCCATATCCAAAGAAAGGTTCTTAGCAAATTCAGTAAATTTCTCTTCCGTTAAGTTGCTATAATTTTCAAATATCTTGTCGTGCATTTCCCAAAATTTACCCTGACGATTAGCGGCAAAGGCAGCGATCGCGGCAGGAATAGCAAACTGATGACTCTGTAACGGGAAATTTTTATGTGCCACTTTAACATCCTTGGGATAAAGCGCGAGAACCTGGTCCATTAAAGGCGAAATCTTAGCGCAATAAGGACATTGGAAATCCGTAAAGACAGCCACAACCACAGGAGCATTTTCTGCGCCCTTGAATGGGGCTCCGGCCGTTTCAATATGTTGAACAAAATCAACGGCAATCACCGAGATCGTTCCTTCACCCTTAGACGACAAAAAGAGACGATCTCCGTTTGGTGACGACGCGATGGTGTCAGCCTGACCTTCAATTTTGATTGTATCTTTGAGCGTGCCATTCGTTTCAAAGATATCAACAGTTCCCTTGCCGGTAAGCACGAAGAGCCACCGTCCATCCGCAGAGACCGAAGTATCAACAGGCTTACCTGAAGGATTCAGCGTTGTGACCGTGGCAGTTTCCACCGCCGCCGACACTGAACTCGAAAGAGCAAAAAACAACCCTACAGCAGCAAAGAGGGGACGAACGATTTTTCGTTTCATGAGAATATCTCCACTTAAGTGATCAAAATAGGCAATAAACTTCAACTTTCAATGATAATTATTTACCATATATTCCCAGGGTGCTCAACTCTCAATAACTATATGATGGAAACGTAAGTTATGCACAAAATACGGTAAAAAAAATTGCCTCAACGAGTTACGCGTTCGTGTTGCCGAGATCCCTGCCATATGTTATAAATATCTAAACCTTACGTGCGCCCGTAGCTCAGCTGGATAGAGTACCGGACTTCGAATCCGTGGGTCGGGGGTTCGAATCCCTCCGGGCGCACCAGTAAAATCAAGCCCTTAGCTCTTTCGAGTTAAGTGCTTTTTTGTTTCATGTGAGAATCTGTGTGAGACTGCTGCCTTGCGTCTTCATAAATATAAATGAGCCTTGTAACGCGGCGAGAGATTTGGAACCACTTGACGCGAGGTTTGGAACTGCATTAAAGGGCTATGTATGATCTTTTAATTAGTCCCAAACCTCGCGTCACTTTAATTCAATCAGCACCTAATCCTTCCAGCTTTTTATGATCAGCTCCTTGCTGGTTGTTCTGTTTTTTGCTCCCCCCCACCTTCAAAACTACTGCTAACTTCGGCCATACCAAAACAATGAGCAATCGAGAACTCATCAAACGAACTATCACCTTGATCAAGCCATATCGAGGAAGATTGATTGTAGCTATGGTCAGCATGGTAATCGTTTCTGCAATGGGGTCCGCCCAAGCCTACATCATCAAGCCGCTGATCGACAAAATTTTCATCACCAAAGACGAAACGATGTTGAACCTTCTGCCATTTGCACTAATTGGTGTGTTCTTGGTCAAAGGTGTATTTTATTATACTTATACCTCATTGATGGACACCACAGGTCAACGCATCATCAGTGACCTCCGAAAAAGACTGTTCACCCATATTCACGAACTTCCGATCTCTTTTTTCCATAACACTCCCACCGGTGAACTGATCGCCCGGATCATCAATGATGCTACCCTGATCCAAAATGCTGTATCCCGTTCTTTGGTCGGCATACTAAAAGACTTGTTCCAAATTATCGGGCTGTTAGGGGTTGTATTTTACCTCAACTGGAGATTGGCCTTGATTGCCATGATCTTTCTGCCTCTGGCAGTGGTCCCTGTTGTCAAGTTCGGTAAAAAATTCCGGCAACTCAGTACTAATAATCAGGAAACCGTAGCCCAGGTCTCTAACATCCTGCATGAGACCATTACCGGTCACCGAATTGTCAAGGCCTTCGGTATGGAGCAGTATGAAACGAACCGCTTTTCTACCGTGATCGACCGTCTGTTCAACATCCTTTCAAAAGATATCCGGATTAATAGTCTTCAACACCCGATTATGGAACTCCTTGGCGGCATAGGAATCGGAGCTGTTATTTGGTATGGGGGGCATCAGGTTATCCTGGGCCAGTCAACACCAGGCGCTTTTCTGGCCTTTCTTACCTCCATGATTATGATCTATGAACCAATAAAAGGGGTGAGTAATATCAACAGCGCACTCCAGCAGGGGCTGGCAGCGGCAACTCGGGTGTTTGGACTTTTGGATATCCACCCGGCAATTACCGATCAACACAATGCCACGTCTCTGCCCCCTTTTCACCAGAACATCGAATTCAGGCAGATTGACTTCTTCTACGATAACGGAGTACCAGTCTTCAAAAACCTGAACCTGACCGTAAATTCAGGTGAAGTGCTGGCCATTGTCGGCCCGAGCGGAGGAGGAAAAACTACCCTG
This genomic window contains:
- the msbA gene encoding lipid A export permease/ATP-binding protein MsbA → MSNRELIKRTITLIKPYRGRLIVAMVSMVIVSAMGSAQAYIIKPLIDKIFITKDETMLNLLPFALIGVFLVKGVFYYTYTSLMDTTGQRIISDLRKRLFTHIHELPISFFHNTPTGELIARIINDATLIQNAVSRSLVGILKDLFQIIGLLGVVFYLNWRLALIAMIFLPLAVVPVVKFGKKFRQLSTNNQETVAQVSNILHETITGHRIVKAFGMEQYETNRFSTVIDRLFNILSKDIRINSLQHPIMELLGGIGIGAVIWYGGHQVILGQSTPGAFLAFLTSMIMIYEPIKGVSNINSALQQGLAAATRVFGLLDIHPAITDQHNATSLPPFHQNIEFRQIDFFYDNGVPVFKNLNLTVNSGEVLAIVGPSGGGKTTLVNLVPRFFDVTEGGIFIDGHDIREVTIQSLRAQIAMVSQQTILFNDTIRNNIAYGDQNRSLDDIKKAAKAAYALDFINDFPNGFDTLVGESGARLSGGQQQRLSIARAILKNAPILILDEATSALDTESEREVQKALENLMKDRTTFVIAHRLSTVRNADRIIVVQDGKIIEEGTHETLFARSGVYTTLHDMQFAG